CCTATAATAAGGAGCACTCTTATTGAATCTTTTTTTATTTGTTTATACAAATTAAGATAGATTAAGAAGAGAAGCGGATATACCAAATCACGATAAAGAATAAATGCGAAAAATCCTTCTTTTTCATGGGTATATTCGATTAAGTTTTTATCTAATGATAAAATGGTCATTGAATTAATTAACAGCATTGAAATTATAAAGAACATTGATAACTGATTTACTAAAGAGATTTTTTTGGGTTGGTATGTATAAATCGCTGCTAAAATTAATGTTAAAATTCCTGAAAGAAATATAATCATTTAGCCCTCTCTAGACATGAAAAGTTTTTTTTATTATTCCACACTGTAAAAAATATACTCAAACACCAAATTTACTGGTGTTTTTTATTCTTTCAAGATTAGTGAAACAATAATTTAAGCTTATACTCAATTAGAAATAAGGACTTGAGGTTATAATGATAGAAAAGAATTTGTAAGTGAGGTGGCACCCCTTACACTTGTAAGGTTAGATATGATTGGGATCAACGTTGGAATAATTGTTATCCTAGTTGCTTTTACCGCATTTTTCGTTTCTTCTGAATTTGCAATGGTAAAGGTACGTACAACAAGAATTGATCAACTAGTTGCAGAAGGCAATAAAAAAGCGGAGAAAGCAAAAAAAATCCTGTCTAACTTAGATGGATATTTATCAGCTACCCAAGTAGGAATTACCATCACTTCATTAATACTTGGCTGGCTGGGTGAACCAACCGTGAGAGTAATATTAAGACCCATCTTTCATTTGATACAATTGCCCTTTTCAATAAAGCAAATTATCTCATTTATCATTGCCTTTGCTGTCATCACTTTTTTTAATGTTGTGGTAGGCGAACTCGCCCCCAAAACATTTGCGATTCAAAAAGCGGAACAAATCATCATACTGTTTGCACCTGCTCTTATTCTGTTTTATAAACTAATGTATCCTTTTATCTGGGCACTCAATCGATCCGCCCGCTTTGTAACAGGTCTATTTGGAATTGAACCCATTTCTGATCAAGACATGGTCTTATCTGAAGAGGAACTTAGGATGATTCTTTCCCAAAGCTATGAAAGCGGTGAAATTAATCAATCCGAATACCGCTATATGAACCGAATTTTTGAATTTGATAATCGTATTGCTAAAGAAATTATGGTACCAAGGACAGAAGTAGTAACACTGTCTAAAGATGCATGTATGGAGGAAATTATCAATATCGTTAAGGAGGAAAAATATACAAGATACCCCTTAATAGATGGAGATAAGGACAATATTTTAGGGGTTGTAAATATCAAAGAAGTTTTAACCGATTGCATTCAGCAAAAATGTAATGGCAAGGAACCTCTACTTCCCTATTTAAAACCAGTCATACATGTGATTGAAACGATTCCAATCCAAGAACTATTAGTGAAACTGCAAAAAAACAGAAGTCATATGGCGATAT
The window above is part of the Bacillus sp. SORGH_AS_0510 genome. Proteins encoded here:
- a CDS encoding hemolysin family protein, which translates into the protein MIGINVGIIVILVAFTAFFVSSEFAMVKVRTTRIDQLVAEGNKKAEKAKKILSNLDGYLSATQVGITITSLILGWLGEPTVRVILRPIFHLIQLPFSIKQIISFIIAFAVITFFNVVVGELAPKTFAIQKAEQIIILFAPALILFYKLMYPFIWALNRSARFVTGLFGIEPISDQDMVLSEEELRMILSQSYESGEINQSEYRYMNRIFEFDNRIAKEIMVPRTEVVTLSKDACMEEIINIVKEEKYTRYPLIDGDKDNILGVVNIKEVLTDCIQQKCNGKEPLLPYLKPVIHVIETIPIQELLVKLQKNRSHMAILSDEYGGTAGIVTVEDILEEIVGEIRDEFDLDELPLIQKKGEDDFILDGKVLISEVNDLLGTTLEEEEVDTIGGWFLTQKFDVHEGDTIEVDDFVFRIKEIEGHHILYIEVKKTPTSPSS